In a genomic window of Saccharothrix sp. HUAS TT1:
- a CDS encoding YitT family protein: MLAALTQVPVSVSPLRRIPQLLAGLWLYGASMALQIRATLGLDPWDVLHEGLTKITGLSFGLVTALVGALVLLCWIPLRQKPGVGTVSNVVVIGLAVDVTLWLLPNPTELLPRVLFLTAGIVLNGLAAAVYIGARLGPGPRDGLTTGFCARTGTSLRLVRTVVELVVLGVGWLLGGTIGVGTLLYAVTIGPLTQAFLPLVTWVSERPAS, from the coding sequence ATGCTCGCCGCACTCACCCAGGTCCCGGTCTCCGTGTCACCGTTGCGCCGCATCCCCCAACTCCTCGCGGGGCTGTGGCTGTACGGCGCGAGCATGGCCCTGCAGATCCGCGCCACCCTCGGCCTCGACCCGTGGGACGTGCTGCACGAGGGCCTGACCAAGATCACCGGCCTGTCGTTCGGCCTGGTCACGGCCCTCGTCGGCGCACTGGTCCTGCTCTGCTGGATTCCGCTCCGGCAGAAGCCCGGCGTCGGCACGGTCAGCAACGTGGTCGTGATCGGCCTTGCCGTGGACGTCACCCTGTGGCTGCTGCCGAACCCGACCGAACTCCTGCCGCGCGTCCTCTTCCTCACCGCCGGCATCGTGCTGAACGGCCTGGCCGCCGCCGTCTACATCGGCGCGCGCCTCGGCCCCGGTCCGCGCGACGGCCTGACGACCGGTTTCTGCGCGCGGACCGGGACCTCGCTGCGCCTGGTCCGGACGGTGGTCGAGCTGGTCGTGCTGGGCGTGGGCTGGCTGCTCGGCGGCACGATCGGCGTCGGCACCCTCCTGTACGCCGTCACCATCGGCCCGCTGACCCAGGCGTTCCTGCCGCTGGTCACCTGGGTGAGCGAGCGACCCGCTTCCTGA